A single genomic interval of Brevibacillus brevis harbors:
- a CDS encoding alkaline phosphatase family protein: protein MNKVIMVVIDGLQYKVATSQMGYLNHLVELNKAASYKVKSELPSMSRPLYEVLLTGTPSSVNGITSNDTVRLSTQKSLFHLTKEFGMRNAATAFYWVSELYNQAPFDKFVDRHQADESKAIQYGSFYYDDFYPDSHLLLDAEALRRKHDPHFLYIHTMGVDNAGHLYGSDSKQYRKSAIKMDSYLAELIPLWSQEGYHIVITADHGMNTDGDHGGTGSDERDVPLFIIGERVKPGYHEQVIPQLAMAPFICQLLGISKSEVMIDYDFSGMIV, encoded by the coding sequence ATGAACAAAGTGATTATGGTCGTGATTGACGGCTTGCAGTATAAAGTTGCCACTTCCCAAATGGGCTATTTAAACCATCTGGTTGAACTGAATAAAGCCGCATCGTACAAAGTAAAGTCCGAACTGCCAAGTATGTCGAGACCTCTTTATGAGGTGCTGTTGACTGGTACCCCATCATCTGTTAATGGGATCACAAGTAATGACACGGTTCGACTGTCTACCCAAAAGAGCCTGTTTCATTTGACAAAAGAATTTGGGATGCGCAATGCAGCAACCGCTTTTTATTGGGTAAGCGAGCTTTACAACCAGGCTCCATTTGACAAATTTGTTGATCGCCACCAGGCGGATGAGTCTAAGGCCATTCAATACGGTTCGTTTTATTACGACGATTTCTATCCGGATTCTCATCTTCTGTTGGACGCTGAAGCACTGCGCAGAAAACATGACCCTCACTTTCTCTATATCCATACCATGGGGGTTGACAATGCAGGACACCTGTACGGATCAGATTCGAAACAGTATCGAAAATCTGCTATTAAAATGGACAGCTATTTAGCCGAGTTGATCCCTCTATGGTCGCAGGAAGGATATCACATCGTCATTACGGCAGACCACGGGATGAATACGGATGGGGATCACGGTGGTACCGGTAGTGATGAGAGGGATGTTCCTTTGTTTATCATTGGTGAACGAGTGAAGCCGGGCTATCATGAGCAGGTGATCCCGCAGCTTGCAATGGCGCCATTTATTTGCCAGTTGCTTGGAATCTCTAAGTCCGAAGTGATGATCGATTATGATTTTTCAGGAATGATCGTTTAA
- a CDS encoding ABC transporter permease, producing the protein MRKGSIHYLVIFVVGMYLFLPLAATFLYSISNTWANTILPSDFTLSWYQELFSDQRFILAMGRTLLICILALFVSMITMVMAVFTITVYFPKWERFIQALVMLPYAIPGVVAAVGLIKMYSSKPIVLTGTVWIIVGAYYVLILPYMYQGIRNSLRTIDVKRLIEAAEILGASKWIAFLKVIVPNIIPGILVSSLLSLSILFGEFVLANILVGGHFETIQIYLMKRLKENGHLSSAVVITYFVIVLISSLVMLKLGSRLQNGKTKEKVS; encoded by the coding sequence ATGAGAAAAGGATCAATCCACTATCTTGTCATCTTCGTGGTAGGGATGTATCTTTTCCTGCCTTTGGCCGCAACATTTTTGTACTCGATATCCAATACGTGGGCGAATACGATCTTGCCTTCAGATTTTACGCTCTCATGGTACCAAGAGCTGTTTTCCGATCAGCGCTTTATCCTGGCGATGGGAAGAACCTTGCTGATCTGTATCCTGGCTCTCTTCGTCAGCATGATTACCATGGTGATGGCTGTTTTTACGATCACCGTCTATTTTCCAAAATGGGAACGTTTTATCCAGGCGCTAGTGATGCTTCCGTATGCTATTCCAGGTGTGGTAGCTGCTGTGGGACTGATCAAAATGTATTCCAGCAAGCCGATTGTCCTGACGGGAACCGTATGGATCATCGTTGGAGCTTATTATGTGTTGATTCTTCCATACATGTATCAGGGGATTCGAAACAGCTTGAGAACGATTGATGTCAAGAGGCTGATCGAAGCCGCAGAGATATTGGGAGCAAGTAAATGGATAGCTTTCCTTAAAGTGATAGTGCCTAACATTATTCCAGGAATTCTTGTTTCGTCTCTGTTATCTCTTTCGATTTTGTTCGGAGAATTTGTCTTGGCTAACATTCTCGTAGGCGGGCACTTTGAAACGATTCAAATCTATCTAATGAAACGCCTTAAAGAAAATGGGCATTTGTCCAGTGCGGTTGTGATAACGTATTTTGTGATCGTTCTGATCAGTTCGCTGGTGATGTTGAAGCTGGGCTCAAGACTTCAAAATGGAAAGACAAAGGAGAAGGTGTCATGA
- a CDS encoding TetR/AcrR family transcriptional regulator, whose product MSKRRLDGEKTKQHIVEKATELFSQKGYSATSIEDICQATGASKGSLYYHFKNKEQLFLHLLEKQYNEWVDLWQEKEKEFETSIDKLYGLAAFFLEDFLSHPLKKAGEEFSGSQLADPVILEQVLEMLGSTYTLYTSLFQEGIDRGEFAPCDPEEMAMILEGLMNGIINVGYQMDDERLHALLKRSIDVLLHGIIAK is encoded by the coding sequence ATGTCAAAGCGTCGTCTCGATGGGGAGAAAACCAAACAACATATCGTAGAGAAAGCCACCGAGTTATTTTCTCAGAAAGGCTATTCAGCCACTTCCATTGAGGACATTTGCCAAGCAACTGGAGCGAGTAAGGGCAGCCTCTATTACCACTTCAAAAACAAGGAGCAGTTGTTCCTTCATCTGCTTGAAAAGCAATACAACGAATGGGTAGATCTGTGGCAGGAAAAAGAAAAAGAATTCGAGACATCCATCGATAAACTGTACGGCTTAGCTGCTTTTTTCCTGGAGGATTTTTTGTCCCACCCTCTAAAAAAAGCAGGCGAAGAGTTCTCCGGTAGCCAGCTCGCTGATCCAGTCATTTTGGAACAAGTGCTGGAAATGCTCGGCTCCACGTATACCCTCTATACTTCCCTCTTCCAAGAAGGAATCGACCGAGGCGAGTTCGCTCCATGCGATCCCGAAGAAATGGCGATGATACTGGAGGGGCTCATGAACGGAATCATTAACGTAGGTTATCAAATGGATGACGAGCGTCTTCATGCACTGTTGAAGAGGAGCATTGACGTTTTGCTGCATGGCATTATTGCCAAGTAG
- a CDS encoding HD-GYP domain-containing protein: MKYVNVDLVEPGDVLARSIYTSEGLTLLHAGVQLTVGMINKLRRFGVTMLSIKDPLLDEVKEQEVVTETTRKDAIRNLSQAISCVQTGKNFDVRGIQKSVGSIIDETLRNRRVLLNLGEIRTNDNAMYIHSLNVCMMATVMGVGLGYNSAQLKELAIGALLHDIGKLSVDKEAPAYKKNSKTNHHTWLGFNLLRKKHEMSIVSAHVPLQHHEWVDGSGQPRGLTGDEIHDFAKIVAICNYYDNLISPFSEEEETLPAYEACEKVMGLAEKRFDHKMVIHFLRSIAMYPTGTSLKLSTGEIGVIIDQNRGLPSRPVVRVIRRDQQANRRMVDDHEITDIDLSEKPTIFITAIMD; this comes from the coding sequence ATGAAATATGTGAATGTAGACCTAGTAGAGCCAGGGGACGTTTTGGCTCGAAGCATTTATACAAGCGAGGGCTTGACGCTCTTGCATGCAGGTGTCCAACTGACTGTCGGAATGATTAATAAATTGCGTCGGTTTGGCGTCACGATGCTAAGCATCAAAGACCCGCTGCTCGATGAAGTGAAAGAGCAGGAGGTCGTCACGGAGACTACTCGGAAGGACGCCATCCGCAATCTGTCGCAAGCGATTTCGTGTGTACAGACTGGAAAAAATTTTGATGTCCGCGGTATTCAAAAATCAGTGGGAAGTATTATCGACGAAACCTTGAGAAATCGCCGCGTGCTCTTGAATCTGGGAGAAATTCGCACGAATGACAACGCTATGTACATTCATTCCTTGAATGTGTGCATGATGGCAACCGTAATGGGCGTAGGTTTAGGCTATAATTCGGCTCAATTAAAAGAGCTCGCCATCGGAGCCCTCTTGCATGACATTGGAAAGCTGTCAGTCGACAAGGAAGCCCCAGCCTACAAAAAGAACAGCAAAACCAATCATCATACGTGGCTGGGCTTTAATCTGTTGCGAAAAAAACATGAAATGAGCATTGTCTCCGCACACGTTCCTTTGCAGCATCATGAATGGGTGGATGGTAGTGGGCAGCCACGAGGATTGACTGGCGATGAGATTCATGATTTCGCCAAGATTGTTGCGATTTGCAACTACTATGATAATCTCATCTCGCCTTTCTCAGAGGAAGAGGAGACGTTGCCAGCGTATGAGGCTTGCGAAAAAGTCATGGGGCTCGCGGAGAAACGCTTTGATCATAAAATGGTCATTCACTTTTTGCGCTCGATTGCCATGTACCCGACAGGAACCTCGCTGAAGCTGTCGACAGGAGAGATCGGTGTGATCATTGACCAAAATAGAGGCTTGCCTTCGCGCCCAGTCGTTCGGGTCATTCGAAGAGACCAGCAGGCGAATCGGCGGATGGTGGATGATCATGAGATTACGGATATTGATTTGAGTGAAAAGCCTACTATTTTTATCACAGCTATCATGGACTAG
- a CDS encoding deoxyribonuclease IV produces MQIGCHVSIRHGYEEAARTAYKEGALAFQFFPKNPRSLGIKQFDARDAERCRSFCQQNGMLSIAHTPYPVNLCVEEQELFAVTVGSVRNDLEIAEACGALGVVVHFGQYKGVDVLTGYKIMIQMVNQILDGWNGKAQLLIENNAGQGNRMGTTLEELTQVRQLFAEPQKVGFCLDTCHAFASGLWKGNDWGEVADHMRELDYFTSLRAVHLNDSVYPSGSFRDRHASIGKGMIGDAAIATFLQTPELQGLPIVLETARGSEGGHREEIKHVRLLRDNWQG; encoded by the coding sequence TTGCAAATCGGTTGTCATGTCAGTATTCGTCATGGGTACGAGGAGGCGGCAAGAACTGCATACAAAGAAGGAGCGTTAGCATTTCAATTTTTCCCGAAAAACCCGAGAAGCTTAGGTATCAAGCAATTCGATGCCCGGGACGCAGAGCGGTGTCGCTCGTTTTGTCAGCAAAACGGTATGCTATCGATCGCTCATACGCCATACCCGGTGAATCTTTGCGTCGAGGAGCAGGAGCTATTCGCCGTCACAGTGGGCTCCGTACGAAATGACCTTGAAATTGCCGAAGCTTGTGGAGCGTTGGGCGTGGTTGTTCATTTTGGCCAATATAAAGGCGTTGATGTACTAACCGGTTACAAAATCATGATCCAGATGGTCAATCAAATACTGGATGGCTGGAATGGAAAAGCCCAGCTGTTAATCGAAAACAATGCCGGGCAAGGCAACCGGATGGGCACGACACTCGAAGAGCTTACACAGGTTCGACAATTGTTTGCTGAGCCACAGAAGGTAGGCTTTTGCTTAGATACGTGTCATGCATTTGCCAGCGGATTGTGGAAAGGGAATGATTGGGGGGAGGTAGCCGATCACATGCGTGAGCTCGATTATTTCACGAGCTTGCGTGCCGTTCATCTGAACGATTCCGTTTATCCGAGTGGTTCCTTTCGTGACCGGCATGCCTCCATCGGAAAAGGGATGATCGGTGATGCAGCCATCGCCACCTTTTTGCAAACACCCGAATTGCAAGGACTTCCCATCGTCCTGGAAACGGCGAGAGGCTCAGAAGGGGGACATCGCGAAGAAATCAAACATGTTCGTCTGCTTAGAGACAATTGGCAGGGCTGA
- a CDS encoding ABC transporter permease — MKQKITWFSVLALLPFAVLVIAFEIVPLIGMILDSFQSDNAYSWVHYVTALTNPYYFKGILNSLQISLYSSLIGIVIALVASYSITQMPKKIQTIMITFSNMTSNFSGIPLAFAYIILLGSSGVFTLLSKELGWNILSSFDLYSWSGLVAVYVYFQIPLAILMLYPTYSGIQKSWRESAALLGASPLQFWWHIGLPVIFPGLVGTFSILFANAMGAYATAFALVGGSYNIVPIRIGALVSGDAISQPHLGSALAVILGLMMIGAMWFNERMMRRVRRDLQ, encoded by the coding sequence ATGAAACAGAAGATAACCTGGTTCTCCGTGCTTGCATTGCTGCCTTTTGCCGTGCTGGTCATTGCGTTTGAAATCGTGCCTCTCATTGGAATGATCCTCGACAGCTTTCAGTCTGATAATGCATACAGCTGGGTTCATTATGTAACAGCTTTGACAAATCCCTATTATTTTAAAGGAATACTCAATAGTTTGCAGATATCCTTGTATTCCAGTCTGATTGGGATTGTAATTGCCCTGGTCGCCTCTTATTCCATTACGCAAATGCCAAAAAAGATTCAAACGATCATGATTACATTCTCTAATATGACTTCTAATTTTTCAGGAATTCCACTTGCCTTTGCTTACATCATTTTACTTGGAAGCAGCGGGGTGTTTACCTTGTTATCCAAGGAACTAGGTTGGAATATACTCTCTTCCTTTGATTTATATAGCTGGAGTGGACTCGTAGCGGTGTACGTCTATTTCCAAATACCATTAGCGATACTGATGCTCTACCCGACATATTCCGGCATCCAAAAATCCTGGCGTGAATCCGCGGCTCTCTTGGGAGCCTCTCCATTGCAATTTTGGTGGCATATCGGACTTCCAGTGATTTTTCCAGGACTTGTTGGTACGTTTAGTATCCTCTTTGCTAATGCCATGGGGGCGTATGCAACCGCATTTGCGTTAGTAGGGGGCAGTTATAATATCGTGCCGATACGCATCGGTGCTTTGGTAAGCGGAGATGCTATCAGCCAGCCCCATTTGGGAAGCGCGTTGGCTGTCATCTTGGGCTTGATGATGATTGGAGCGATGTGGTTTAACGAACGAATGATGCGTCGGGTTAGGAGAGATTTGCAATGA
- a CDS encoding universal stress protein encodes MSRILVPVDFSAQSIQAVRFALAYAKNKHDITLLHAIPPFPSRNVVRRLGREVVEDYQLDEARDDLKKFLSIVEEAGITYELEIEFGEPHEVIAKHAANDYAAIVMGTHGYGRITGFLLQSVSYPTLHDVKVPVFLIAEETDESRFPWNQVLIAVDGSDHSMEAAKKAIEMGQHLPDVSYTLLSVVIPPVTYAGVYGVGWDNMNTLEGWGRETLKPCEELLEAASLPFESKVVVGDPATVIRQTAEEINAGLVVLGHHGQGAVAGTLLGSVTFKTIHRTKTPLLIVKT; translated from the coding sequence ATGTCCCGTATTCTAGTCCCTGTCGATTTCTCAGCGCAGTCCATTCAGGCGGTCCGCTTCGCGCTGGCCTACGCCAAAAATAAGCATGATATCACATTGCTTCATGCCATCCCGCCGTTCCCTTCACGCAATGTTGTCAGAAGGTTGGGACGAGAGGTCGTTGAAGATTATCAATTGGATGAAGCAAGAGATGATCTGAAAAAATTCCTGTCGATCGTAGAAGAAGCCGGTATCACCTATGAACTGGAGATTGAGTTCGGAGAGCCGCATGAAGTCATTGCGAAGCACGCAGCGAATGACTATGCTGCCATCGTAATGGGTACACATGGCTACGGTCGCATTACAGGCTTCCTGTTGCAAAGCGTCAGCTATCCGACACTCCACGATGTCAAAGTTCCGGTCTTCCTCATTGCGGAGGAGACAGATGAGAGTCGTTTCCCTTGGAATCAAGTACTCATTGCAGTAGATGGCTCCGATCATTCGATGGAAGCTGCGAAAAAAGCCATCGAGATGGGGCAGCATCTCCCGGATGTATCGTATACGCTCCTGTCCGTAGTCATCCCACCAGTCACATACGCAGGTGTGTACGGCGTAGGCTGGGATAACATGAATACACTCGAAGGTTGGGGACGTGAAACGCTAAAACCTTGCGAGGAGTTGCTTGAAGCTGCATCGCTTCCTTTTGAAAGCAAGGTTGTAGTTGGAGATCCAGCTACTGTGATCCGCCAGACGGCAGAAGAAATCAACGCTGGACTGGTTGTGCTCGGTCATCATGGCCAAGGTGCAGTTGCAGGGACGCTGCTTGGTAGTGTTACATTTAAAACGATTCATCGTACGAAAACACCACTCCTCATTGTAAAAACATAG
- a CDS encoding cation acetate symporter, translating to MSVTTIIFFLAVIIGTMAITYSAAKQTGTTKDFYAAGNRLNGLQNGIAIAGDYMSAASFLGIAGTIAMYGFDGFVYAIGFFVSYLIILFLVAEPLHNLGRYTLADAIAVRFDSLWLRGVVACTTLLITIFYMLAQLVGAGALIHYLLGVRYDTAVLIVGSLMTFYVVFGGMVATSWVQIIKAILLLTGTLILSLIVLARFDWSFSEMFSHVSTITPLQEQFLQPGNQLHDPLETISLHLALILGTAGLPHIISRLFTVKDAKTTRNSIYTATWVIGAFYLMTIFLGFGASTFVGYEALKNVGFGGNLTVTLLADALGGEFLMAYIAAVAFATILAVVTGLVLSASSAFAHDVYSHLIRRGVASEKEQVTMAKLSSVAVGVISIWLAIGAEKMNVAILVALTFAVAASSNLPLLLFTLYWKRFTVRGAICGVLTGLTASVVLVILGPTVMHPLTGLIRVEPLFPLTNPGLVSIPLGFLGAVVGTLLDRPDPDAEKKYQRVLFQALTGIRVPPAKKTEQESA from the coding sequence GAAATCGCTTGAACGGATTACAAAATGGCATTGCCATTGCAGGCGATTACATGAGTGCTGCCTCGTTTTTGGGGATTGCGGGAACGATTGCGATGTACGGCTTTGATGGGTTCGTGTATGCGATTGGCTTTTTTGTCTCTTATCTGATTATTTTGTTTTTAGTTGCCGAGCCGTTGCATAATTTGGGACGCTATACGTTGGCAGACGCGATTGCCGTCAGGTTTGACAGTCTTTGGCTGCGTGGCGTTGTTGCTTGTACGACTCTATTAATTACGATTTTTTACATGCTGGCGCAATTAGTTGGGGCAGGTGCCCTCATTCATTATTTATTGGGAGTTCGTTACGATACGGCTGTCCTGATTGTCGGGAGCCTAATGACATTTTACGTGGTGTTCGGCGGGATGGTAGCGACCTCCTGGGTTCAGATTATTAAAGCAATTTTGCTCCTGACAGGGACATTGATCCTAAGTCTGATTGTGCTTGCCCGTTTTGATTGGAGCTTCTCCGAAATGTTTTCACATGTGAGTACGATTACCCCTCTTCAGGAACAGTTTTTACAGCCGGGTAATCAACTTCATGATCCGCTGGAAACGATCTCTTTGCATTTGGCTTTGATTCTCGGTACCGCTGGGCTCCCTCATATTATCTCCCGGTTGTTCACTGTCAAGGATGCAAAGACGACTCGTAATTCGATTTACACCGCAACTTGGGTCATCGGCGCTTTTTATTTGATGACGATCTTTCTCGGATTCGGAGCGAGTACGTTTGTAGGCTACGAGGCATTGAAAAATGTAGGCTTCGGGGGGAATCTGACGGTCACGCTCTTGGCGGATGCTCTTGGTGGAGAGTTTTTGATGGCGTATATTGCTGCCGTTGCCTTCGCGACGATATTGGCAGTCGTGACAGGACTCGTGCTCTCCGCCTCTTCTGCGTTCGCGCATGACGTCTACAGTCATCTGATCAGGCGAGGGGTGGCATCGGAAAAAGAACAGGTCACCATGGCAAAGCTATCGTCAGTTGCAGTGGGCGTAATCTCCATTTGGCTGGCTATCGGTGCAGAAAAAATGAACGTGGCGATTCTCGTTGCGCTTACGTTTGCCGTAGCAGCATCCTCCAATTTGCCACTGCTGTTGTTTACGTTGTATTGGAAGCGGTTTACCGTGCGGGGAGCGATTTGTGGTGTCCTGACAGGGTTAACGGCATCGGTAGTCCTTGTCATTTTAGGACCGACTGTTATGCATCCCTTAACTGGACTTATTCGTGTGGAGCCTCTATTTCCACTGACGAATCCTGGGTTGGTCTCCATACCACTCGGCTTTTTAGGGGCGGTGGTCGGAACACTACTGGATCGGCCTGATCCTGATGCCGAGAAGAAGTACCAACGCGTACTGTTTCAGGCGCTGACGGGAATCCGAGTCCCCCCTGCAAAGAAAACGGAACAAGAATCTGCATAA
- a CDS encoding ABC transporter substrate-binding protein has product MIRISALKTVLAMGLMTITITGCGGQQNTATPNTASDATAEHTRKELSLEEITNLAKKEGKVVSLGMPDGWANWKDTWTDLDKKYGLQHIDTDMSSAEEIAKFEAEKDNPTADIGDVGISFGPVAVEKGVTIPYKTSYWNDIPDWAKDDQGHWTVAYQGTIAVLTDKKLVNNPPTSWDDLLKGDYKVVMDDVAVSNQAQMTVLAAAMARGGNEGNIQPGLDFFAELAKQGRLASMDVKPTNLEKGEVPVALLWDFSALGYRDKIDPNRYEVSILKEGSVVSGYTTIINKYAPHPHAAMLAREYILSDEGQINLAKGYARPIRANVKLPEDVMKKMIPFEQYQNAKPINDYKVWAETAKRLPQMWQEQVLVNVQ; this is encoded by the coding sequence GTGATAAGAATATCGGCTCTGAAAACAGTACTGGCAATGGGTTTAATGACAATTACCATTACGGGATGTGGAGGTCAACAAAATACTGCCACTCCAAATACGGCATCAGATGCAACAGCGGAGCACACAAGAAAAGAACTGTCGCTCGAAGAGATCACCAATCTGGCGAAAAAAGAAGGAAAAGTTGTGAGTTTGGGAATGCCAGACGGGTGGGCCAACTGGAAGGATACTTGGACTGATCTTGACAAGAAATATGGGTTGCAGCACATCGATACAGATATGTCTAGTGCAGAAGAAATCGCAAAATTTGAAGCTGAGAAGGATAATCCAACAGCGGATATTGGGGATGTCGGCATCTCATTTGGCCCTGTCGCAGTCGAAAAAGGGGTAACAATTCCATACAAAACATCCTATTGGAACGACATTCCTGATTGGGCAAAAGACGATCAGGGACACTGGACAGTTGCTTATCAGGGAACGATCGCGGTTCTCACAGACAAGAAGCTTGTCAATAACCCACCTACATCATGGGATGATCTGCTAAAAGGCGACTATAAAGTAGTTATGGACGATGTTGCAGTATCGAATCAGGCACAAATGACCGTTTTGGCAGCCGCCATGGCACGCGGCGGAAATGAAGGAAATATCCAACCTGGTTTGGACTTTTTTGCGGAGTTGGCGAAGCAAGGCCGGTTAGCATCGATGGATGTAAAACCAACTAACCTGGAGAAGGGGGAAGTGCCAGTTGCGCTTTTGTGGGATTTTTCGGCTTTGGGGTACCGGGACAAAATCGATCCAAACCGTTACGAAGTATCGATTCTAAAAGAGGGCAGCGTTGTCAGCGGTTATACGACTATTATCAATAAATATGCGCCGCATCCACACGCAGCGATGCTTGCCCGTGAGTACATTTTGAGTGATGAAGGTCAAATCAATTTGGCCAAAGGCTACGCTCGACCAATACGAGCAAATGTAAAGTTGCCGGAAGATGTAATGAAAAAAATGATTCCATTCGAGCAGTATCAAAATGCGAAGCCGATCAATGATTACAAAGTCTGGGCAGAAACAGCAAAACGGCTTCCTCAAATGTGGCAAGAACAAGTATTAGTTAACGTACAATAG
- a CDS encoding MFS transporter — protein sequence MKGLWGNKVFLTVFITDTLENIGIWIRNMALLYYVMETSGNNPTAVSLLTAIELAPILVFSIIGGALADRWNPKRTMIAGNLLSALSVLVIVYLLWQGMWIAVFFATFISAVASQFSQPSSAKMMKRYIPDEQVAAAVSISQSTGSIFLLLGPIVGTFFFEKWGIYPSLLTMAGLFFVSALILLTLPTSTATATEEGGTLLSEIKAGFAYVKKRPALRGIAITFACLGLSSGFINSLEVFVVTDRLLLSKEAIQWFTALDGLGMLLGGIIASIYLDRLNGRWIITGGLIFFALSVAVEVLSIWVYVTAAMRFFTGIGMAFLQIVISTFMIKLVDEAFIGRVNGTISPLMIGLMMVGSFLAGPLMQITSLITVFLIASVIILLAAWGCARIKWDSPEVTPDGASHLLEHKQAQTLS from the coding sequence ATGAAAGGTCTTTGGGGAAACAAAGTTTTTCTCACCGTTTTTATCACGGATACATTAGAAAATATCGGTATATGGATTCGGAACATGGCCTTGCTCTACTATGTGATGGAGACGAGTGGCAACAATCCGACTGCCGTATCGCTCTTGACCGCTATCGAACTTGCACCGATCCTGGTTTTTTCGATTATTGGCGGGGCATTGGCTGATCGCTGGAATCCGAAGCGAACGATGATAGCCGGGAACCTGTTAAGCGCCCTCTCTGTTTTGGTCATCGTGTATTTGCTCTGGCAAGGAATGTGGATTGCTGTATTCTTTGCGACATTTATCTCTGCTGTGGCGTCGCAGTTCTCCCAGCCTTCTTCTGCCAAGATGATGAAGCGTTATATTCCTGATGAGCAAGTTGCCGCAGCTGTGTCCATTTCACAAAGTACGGGTTCTATTTTTCTACTGCTTGGCCCGATTGTCGGTACTTTCTTCTTTGAAAAGTGGGGCATCTACCCTTCCCTGTTAACGATGGCTGGCCTCTTCTTCGTCTCGGCACTGATTCTCTTGACGCTCCCTACCTCAACTGCCACTGCAACAGAAGAAGGCGGAACCCTCCTTTCTGAGATTAAAGCAGGTTTTGCCTATGTAAAAAAGCGACCAGCCTTGCGCGGGATCGCGATTACCTTTGCATGTCTGGGGTTATCCTCGGGGTTTATTAATTCGCTAGAGGTATTCGTCGTCACGGATCGTCTTTTACTCTCCAAAGAAGCCATTCAATGGTTTACTGCTTTAGACGGATTGGGGATGCTGTTGGGCGGCATTATTGCTTCCATTTACCTCGATCGCCTGAATGGTCGCTGGATTATTACAGGTGGATTAATCTTCTTCGCGCTCTCTGTCGCCGTAGAAGTTCTCTCTATTTGGGTATACGTAACCGCAGCGATGCGCTTTTTCACCGGAATTGGAATGGCATTTTTACAGATCGTGATCAGTACGTTCATGATCAAGCTCGTTGATGAAGCGTTTATTGGACGAGTGAATGGAACGATTTCACCGCTCATGATCGGACTCATGATGGTCGGTTCTTTTTTGGCAGGCCCACTCATGCAGATAACTTCGTTGATCACGGTTTTTCTGATAGCATCCGTAATCATTTTACTCGCTGCATGGGGATGTGCACGAATCAAGTGGGATTCGCCAGAGGTTACACCAGATGGGGCTAGCCATCTGCTCGAACACAAACAAGCGCAAACTCTATCGTAA
- a CDS encoding patatin-like phospholipase family protein: protein MARFRPACFVGQPFILRVNDIKWVIGMEKVGLVLQGGGSRGIYTAGVLDYFMEQELYIPYVIAVSAGACNGAAYLARQCGLGKIYHTKYIHDPRYFHYKNLITKRSLFGMDFIFNEMPYKLEPFAFDRFREAKEQFVVVTTDCATGEAVYFTKDDCEDIFHVIRASCSLPFLSPKVTVNGRKLWDGGIVHPVPFMKSILDGNQKHIIVLTSSCPPGEWMRKLSRVERLFSRSTSLCQAFIRHFRIYCEAIEQVKEMQKEGRAFVIAPPAGTFLRGFERQEEKLEHYYRQGYQDARAQFSGLCTWLDLGRNK, encoded by the coding sequence TTGGCACGATTCCGCCCTGCATGTTTCGTTGGGCAACCATTCATACTACGGGTAAATGACATCAAATGGGTGATTGGTATGGAAAAGGTTGGACTCGTTTTGCAGGGAGGGGGAAGCCGTGGGATTTATACCGCTGGCGTTCTGGATTACTTCATGGAGCAGGAGCTTTACATCCCGTATGTGATTGCCGTGTCAGCAGGTGCGTGCAATGGAGCGGCATACTTGGCGAGGCAGTGCGGATTGGGCAAGATTTATCATACGAAATACATTCACGATCCCCGTTACTTTCACTATAAAAACTTAATTACGAAGCGCTCGCTGTTTGGCATGGATTTTATTTTCAATGAAATGCCTTACAAGCTGGAGCCGTTCGCCTTTGATCGGTTTCGTGAAGCAAAGGAACAGTTTGTCGTCGTCACAACGGATTGCGCGACAGGGGAAGCCGTTTACTTTACGAAAGACGACTGTGAGGATATTTTCCATGTGATTCGAGCTTCGTGCAGTCTTCCGTTTCTATCACCAAAGGTTACGGTCAATGGACGTAAGCTATGGGATGGGGGCATTGTGCATCCGGTACCTTTCATGAAGTCCATTCTTGATGGCAATCAAAAGCATATTATTGTGCTGACTTCTTCTTGTCCGCCAGGTGAATGGATGCGCAAGCTTTCGCGTGTCGAGCGTCTTTTTTCCAGAAGTACGAGCTTGTGCCAGGCGTTCATTCGCCATTTTCGCATCTATTGCGAGGCTATAGAGCAGGTCAAAGAGATGCAGAAGGAAGGCAGAGCGTTTGTCATCGCACCACCAGCGGGTACCTTTTTACGAGGTTTTGAACGTCAAGAGGAGAAGCTCGAGCATTATTACCGGCAAGGCTACCAGGATGCACGCGCCCAATTTTCTGGGCTTTGTACATGGCTTGATCTTGGCAGGAACAAGTGA